In the Herpetosiphonaceae bacterium genome, GCCGAGCAGAGGAACAAAAGAACAAGGAACCAGGGCTCCACTCCCTTGTTGGCTTGTTTCCTTGTTGCCGCATCTTCCCGGCACGGGGTACAATAGGGCTGTGACATAAGGAGATATTCATGGCTGAGCGTGTGCTCTATCTTGATCATGCTGCGACAACGCCGGTCGATCCGTCGGTACTTGAGGCAATGGTGCCATATTTTTCCGAGTGCTTCGGCAACCCATCGAGCGTCTATCGCCTGGGCCGCGCCGCGCTCCAGGCGCTCGACGATGCACGGTCGCTGACGGCTGAGGTTCTGGGCTGCGCGCCCAAGGATCTGGTGTTTACCGGCGGCGGCTCCGAATCCGATAATCTGGCGATCAAGGGCGCGGCGTTAGCGGCGCGCGAGCGGGGTAGAGGTCAGCATATCATCACCAGCGCGATCGAGCATCACGCCGTGCTGCACACCTGCGACTACTTGAAGGCGTTCGGCTTCGAGGTTACAGCGCTGCCCGTCGACAGCAACGGCCTGGTCGCGCCCGACGATCTACGCGCCGCGATTCGGCCCGACACGGTGCTGGCGACGATTATGTACGCCAACAACGAGATCGGCACGATCCAGCCGATCGCCGAGCTGGGCGCGATCTGCCGTGAGCGGGGTGTTGTCTTCCACACCGATGCGGTCCAGGCCGCTGGCGTGCTTCCGCTGAATGTGGATGATCTGAATGTCGATCTGCTCTCGCTGACGGCGCATAAGTTCTACGGTCCCAAGGGTGTCGGGCTGCTGTATGCGCGCCGGGGCACGCCGCTGCTGCCACAGATCAACGGCGGCGGTCAGGAGCGACGGCGGCGTGCTGGCACTGAGAATGTCGCCGGGATCGTCGGGTTTGCAGCGGCGTTGCAGCGCGCCGAGGAGCGCCGCGTACACTACGTCGCGCACTGCACGCGCCTTCGCGAGCGGCTGATCGACGGCATTGCCGAGCGTATTCCGCATGTCCGGCTCAACGGCGATCGTGTCCGGCGGCTGCCCAACAACGCGAATCTCAGCTTTGCCTATGCCGAGGGCGAGAGCATTTTGCTCTTGCTCGATCAGGCTGGTATCTGCGCATCCTCCGGCTCGGCCTGTACCAGCGGCTCGCTCGAACCCTCGCATGTGCTGATGGCGCTGGGCTTGGATGCGGATGTGGCCCATGGCAGCGTGCGCTTTACCGTCGGCAAGGATACGACGCAGGCCGATATCGACTATGTGCTGGAGGCGCTGCCGCCGATGATCGAGCGGCTGCGCAGCGTATCGCCGCAGTGGCGCAAGATGGCG is a window encoding:
- the nifS gene encoding cysteine desulfurase NifS, which translates into the protein MAERVLYLDHAATTPVDPSVLEAMVPYFSECFGNPSSVYRLGRAALQALDDARSLTAEVLGCAPKDLVFTGGGSESDNLAIKGAALAARERGRGQHIITSAIEHHAVLHTCDYLKAFGFEVTALPVDSNGLVAPDDLRAAIRPDTVLATIMYANNEIGTIQPIAELGAICRERGVVFHTDAVQAAGVLPLNVDDLNVDLLSLTAHKFYGPKGVGLLYARRGTPLLPQINGGGQERRRRAGTENVAGIVGFAAALQRAEERRVHYVAHCTRLRERLIDGIAERIPHVRLNGDRVRRLPNNANLSFAYAEGESILLLLDQAGICASSGSACTSGSLEPSHVLMALGLDADVAHGSVRFTVGKDTTQADIDYVLEALPPMIERLRSVSPQWRKMAM